The following are from one region of the Quercus robur chromosome 1, dhQueRobu3.1, whole genome shotgun sequence genome:
- the LOC126716636 gene encoding short chain aldehyde dehydrogenase 1-like: MNANSSTPITKRLEGKVALITGGASGIGETTARLFVQHGAMVLIADVQDELGHLVCNDISSESISYIHCDVTNESDVERAVDMAVSKYGKLDIMFNNAGISGNMESRILESENKDFKRVLDVNVFGAFLGAKHAARVMIPAKKGSILFTSSIASVMASDVPHSYVASKHAVVGMTKNLSVELGQYGIRVNCVSPFSAATPMLRKAMGMMEKNKVEDVVSSCANLKGVVLELEDIAEAALYLGSDEAKYVSGINLVVDGGYSLTNPTFSNALKSLSM, translated from the exons ATGAATGCTAATTCTTCAACTCCCATCACCAAAAG GTTAGAAGGTAAGGTAGCGTTAATAACCGGTGGTGCCAGTGGCATAGGTGAGACCACTGCAAGGCTTTTTGTTCAACATGGTGCTATGGTCCTTATTGCTGATGTCCAAGACGAGCTTGGCCACTTAGTTTGCAACGACATTAGCTCTGAATCCATCTCTTACATCCATTGTGATGTAACGAATGAATCTGATGTCGAAAGGGCTGTGGACATGGCTGTATCCAAGTATGGAAAGCTAGACATCATGTTCAACAATGCTGGCATTTCAGGCAACATGGAATCACGAATTTTAGAATCAGAAAACAAAGATTTCAAAAGGGTTTTAGACGTGAACGTTTTCGGTGCTTTCTTGGGTGCCAAGCATGCTGCTAGGGTTATGATTCCAGCTAAAAAAGGAAGCATTCTCTTCACCTCAAGCATTGCTTCAGTAATGGCTAGCGATGTTCCACATTCTTATGTGGCATCAAAGCATGCTGTGGTGGGAATGACTAAGAACTTAAGTGTGGAGTTGGGACAATATGGAATAAGAGTTAATTGTGTGTCTCCTTTTTCAGCTGCAACTCCTATGCTAAGAAAAGCTATGGGGATGATGGAGAAAAATAAGGTGGAGGATGTGGTTTCATCTTGTGCAAACTTGAAGGGAGTGGTATTGGAGCTTGAAGATATTGCTGAGGCGGCACTATATTTGGGGAGTGATGAGGCTAAATATGTGAGTGGGATAAACTTGGTTGTTGACGGGGGATATAGTCTTACCAATCCAACTTTCTCAAATGCACTAAAAAGTCTAAGTATGTGA